The following proteins come from a genomic window of Synechococcus sp. BIOS-E4-1:
- the gcvH gene encoding glycine cleavage system protein GcvH, giving the protein MAFDFPASYRYADSHEYAWQEADLIRIGLSAYAVDQLGDIVFVDLPEVGSDLSRGSSFGTVESVKAVEEMYAPLSGEVLQRNEALLANPEELQKDPHGEGWLLVIRPSDVTQLEQLMDATTYSAKVAAT; this is encoded by the coding sequence ATGGCCTTTGACTTCCCTGCCTCCTACCGCTACGCCGACAGCCATGAATACGCCTGGCAGGAAGCTGATTTGATCCGTATCGGCCTGAGTGCCTATGCCGTGGATCAACTCGGCGACATCGTGTTTGTGGATCTCCCCGAGGTGGGTTCTGATCTCAGCCGTGGCAGCAGTTTCGGCACCGTAGAGTCGGTCAAGGCTGTTGAAGAGATGTATGCCCCCCTCAGTGGTGAGGTTCTGCAGCGCAATGAAGCTCTGCTGGCCAATCCCGAAGAACTCCAGAAGGATCCCCATGGTGAGGGTTGGTTGCTCGTGATCCGACCCAGCGATGTGACGCAGCTTGAGCAGTTGATGGATGCCACGACCTACTCCGCCAAGGTTGCCGCGACCTGA
- a CDS encoding methionine gamma-lyase family protein, which yields MNLSDAKDFACRQVAAVRERQQPLARQRTAAVADRLQKVLAAFKAERVGTQHFASVSGYGHGDQGREVIDRVFARVLGAEAAAVRLQFVSGTHAIAAALFGVLRPGDRLLSITGRPYDTLEEVIGLRGEGQGSLKDFGIDYEELKLNEAGAVDGKALDQALARPLRLILIQRSCGYSWRPSLSVQTIGRLCARIHERQPDCVCFVDNCYGELVEAQEPPEVGADLVAGSLIKNLGGTIAPAGGYVAGRADLVEQACCRLTAPGIGSEGGTGFDLHRLLLQGLFLAPQMVAEALIGADLVAGVFADLGFPVQPVAGASRSDLIQAVQLGNPEALKLICRAFQACSPVGSYLDPVPASMPGYASDLVMAGGTFIDGSTSEFSADAPLREPFNLYVQGGTHHAHVELALIQALQALAAAGHLNLAHTD from the coding sequence ATGAATCTCAGTGATGCCAAGGACTTTGCCTGCAGGCAAGTGGCTGCTGTACGAGAGCGTCAGCAGCCTCTTGCCCGTCAGCGCACCGCTGCTGTGGCTGATCGACTGCAAAAGGTTCTGGCGGCCTTTAAGGCTGAACGGGTTGGGACTCAGCATTTCGCCTCCGTCAGCGGTTATGGGCACGGTGACCAGGGCCGGGAGGTGATCGACCGGGTCTTCGCTCGGGTGCTCGGCGCGGAAGCAGCGGCTGTGCGACTTCAGTTCGTGAGCGGTACTCACGCCATCGCTGCAGCCTTGTTCGGAGTGCTGCGGCCAGGCGATCGCTTGCTGTCCATCACCGGGCGTCCTTACGACACGCTCGAAGAGGTCATCGGTCTTCGTGGAGAGGGGCAAGGATCCCTCAAGGATTTCGGTATCGACTACGAAGAGCTGAAGCTCAACGAAGCCGGGGCTGTGGATGGGAAGGCCCTGGATCAGGCCCTGGCGCGACCCCTTCGCCTGATCCTGATCCAGCGCAGTTGTGGTTACAGCTGGCGCCCATCGCTCAGCGTGCAGACCATTGGTCGGCTCTGTGCCCGCATCCACGAACGGCAGCCCGACTGCGTGTGCTTCGTGGACAACTGCTACGGAGAACTGGTTGAGGCCCAGGAGCCACCAGAGGTGGGTGCGGATCTGGTCGCAGGTTCATTGATCAAAAACCTGGGCGGAACGATCGCGCCCGCCGGTGGTTACGTCGCCGGACGCGCCGATCTGGTGGAACAAGCCTGCTGCCGTCTCACCGCACCAGGGATCGGCAGTGAAGGGGGGACTGGTTTTGACCTGCATCGATTGTTACTGCAGGGTCTGTTTCTGGCTCCCCAGATGGTGGCCGAAGCCTTGATCGGCGCTGATCTGGTGGCCGGTGTGTTCGCTGATCTGGGGTTTCCCGTGCAGCCCGTTGCCGGCGCGTCGCGCAGTGACCTGATCCAGGCTGTACAGCTGGGGAATCCTGAGGCCCTCAAGCTGATCTGCCGCGCCTTTCAGGCCTGTTCCCCGGTGGGCTCCTACCTCGATCCAGTGCCGGCATCGATGCCCGGCTATGCCAGTGATCTGGTGATGGCTGGTGGCACCTTTATCGATGGCAGCACCAGTGAGTTCTCCGCTGACGCGCCATTGCGGGAGCCGTTCAATCTCTACGTTCAGGGAGGCACCCATCACGCCCATGTCGAGCTGGCTCTGATCCAGGCGCTGCAAGCCCTGGCTGCGGCGGGACATCTGAATCTGGCGCACACTGACTGA
- a CDS encoding acyl-CoA desaturase — MRAAVMAPRERLPRKQRKFKGGTTSFMVAMHVLATIALLPRFWSIQGVVALAVLYWATVLGVTLGLHRLVAHRSFEVPRWLERVLVIMGTLAAQSGPIDWVALHRHHHKFSDQPNDHHDAGRGLWWSHSEWMLHEIPALEHKERFGGDLLKDPFYVWLDRWFLVLQIPIGLALYWYGNAAQVHGGGVGLVLWAIPLRLVVVYHVTWLVNSATHAFGYRNFDCPDLSRNCWWVAVLSFGEGWHNNHHAHPGSARHGLRWFEFDITWMHIRMLQKLGLTRRVRQARYPG, encoded by the coding sequence ATGCGCGCAGCGGTGATGGCGCCCCGTGAACGGCTGCCGCGTAAACAGCGCAAATTCAAAGGTGGCACCACCTCCTTCATGGTGGCGATGCACGTGCTGGCCACCATTGCACTGCTGCCAAGGTTCTGGAGCATTCAGGGAGTTGTGGCCCTCGCCGTTCTCTACTGGGCCACGGTGCTCGGAGTGACACTGGGCTTGCATCGTCTTGTGGCGCACCGCAGTTTTGAAGTTCCCCGCTGGCTTGAACGGGTGCTTGTGATCATGGGCACCCTGGCCGCACAGAGCGGACCGATCGACTGGGTGGCCTTGCACCGTCACCATCACAAATTTTCTGATCAACCCAACGATCACCACGATGCAGGTCGGGGGCTGTGGTGGAGCCACAGCGAGTGGATGCTGCACGAAATCCCCGCTCTTGAACACAAAGAGCGATTCGGTGGCGACCTGCTGAAGGATCCCTTCTACGTCTGGCTTGATCGCTGGTTCCTGGTCCTGCAGATCCCGATCGGCCTGGCGCTGTACTGGTATGGCAACGCTGCTCAGGTGCATGGAGGAGGCGTTGGTCTGGTGCTGTGGGCCATTCCCTTGCGCCTGGTTGTCGTCTATCACGTCACATGGCTGGTGAACTCGGCCACCCACGCCTTCGGCTATCGCAATTTCGACTGCCCGGATCTCTCACGCAATTGCTGGTGGGTGGCCGTTCTGTCCTTCGGAGAGGGTTGGCACAACAATCATCACGCCCATCCAGGTAGTGCTCGCCACGGACTGCGCTGGTTCGAGTTCGACATCACTTGGATGCACATCCGGATGCTGCAGAAGCTTGGACTCACCCGACGCGTGCGTCAGGCCCGCTACCCCGGCTGA
- a CDS encoding fatty acid desaturase, with translation MAPSAIRTPSPPSRKPVSHRGPRLAIKPYRRPKSKTRIAPKSEKSWVTIGFMIVIHVLGLLALAPAFWSWEAVTSLLVLYWVTACLGVTIGYHRLLSHRSFRVPLWLEHFFATCGALSCQHGPIDWAGLHRHHHKYSDTDADHHNSNKGFWWSHMGWMFNAIPAMQEVPRMTGDLAKDPYYRWLNNWFLVLQLPLAGLLFWIGTATGAGGWALVLWGIPLRLVLVYHVTWLVNSATHCWGTVAFESGDDSRNNKWVAAVTFGEGWHNNHHAFPHSARHGLQPGQIDLTWEHIRLMRALGLATKVRLPVKS, from the coding sequence ATGGCACCAAGCGCGATTAGAACGCCTTCGCCACCCAGTCGGAAACCAGTTTCGCATCGTGGCCCCAGGCTGGCAATCAAGCCCTACCGGCGCCCCAAGAGCAAGACGCGCATCGCTCCCAAGAGCGAAAAAAGCTGGGTAACGATCGGATTCATGATCGTGATCCATGTCCTGGGACTGCTGGCACTCGCTCCTGCCTTCTGGAGCTGGGAAGCCGTCACCAGCCTGCTGGTGCTGTATTGGGTCACCGCCTGCCTTGGCGTCACCATCGGCTATCACAGGCTGCTCTCACACCGCTCGTTCCGAGTGCCGCTCTGGCTGGAGCATTTCTTTGCCACCTGCGGCGCCCTGAGCTGCCAGCACGGACCAATCGACTGGGCCGGACTGCACAGGCATCACCACAAGTATTCCGATACGGATGCGGATCACCACAACAGCAACAAGGGCTTCTGGTGGAGCCACATGGGCTGGATGTTCAATGCGATTCCAGCGATGCAGGAGGTGCCCCGCATGACCGGTGATCTGGCCAAGGACCCCTACTACCGCTGGCTGAACAACTGGTTCCTGGTTCTGCAGCTTCCGCTGGCCGGCCTGCTGTTCTGGATCGGCACTGCGACCGGTGCAGGCGGCTGGGCCCTGGTGCTCTGGGGGATTCCTCTGCGCCTGGTGCTCGTCTACCACGTCACCTGGCTGGTGAATTCCGCCACCCACTGCTGGGGCACCGTGGCCTTTGAGAGCGGCGACGATTCGCGCAATAACAAATGGGTGGCCGCCGTCACCTTCGGCGAGGGCTGGCATAACAATCACCACGCCTTCCCGCATTCGGCGCGTCATGGCCTGCAGCCCGGACAAATCGATCTCACCTGGGAGCACATCCGTCTGATGCGTGCTCTGGGCCTGGCCACCAAAGTGCGACTGCCCGTGAAGTCGTAA
- the rplI gene encoding 50S ribosomal protein L9, with translation MAKRVQVVLNEDVLSLGRDGDLVEVAPGYARNFLLPCGKAVPVTPAVMKQVEHRRAKEAERQAALKEEAVAFRTALDTIGRFTVKKQTGEDDVLFGTVTNGDVAEVIEEATKKEVDRRDITVPDIHRTGNYKVQVKLHSEVTAEINLEVVSY, from the coding sequence ATGGCCAAGCGCGTACAAGTCGTTCTGAATGAGGACGTCCTCAGCCTCGGCCGGGACGGAGATCTGGTGGAAGTTGCCCCTGGCTATGCCCGCAACTTCCTGTTGCCCTGCGGCAAAGCTGTGCCTGTGACCCCTGCCGTGATGAAGCAGGTGGAGCATCGTCGCGCCAAGGAAGCCGAGCGCCAGGCCGCTCTCAAGGAGGAAGCCGTCGCCTTCCGCACCGCACTCGACACCATCGGTCGCTTCACGGTGAAGAAGCAAACGGGAGAGGACGACGTGCTGTTCGGCACCGTCACCAATGGTGATGTGGCCGAGGTGATTGAAGAGGCCACCAAGAAAGAAGTAGATCGCCGTGACATCACCGTGCCCGACATCCATCGGACAGGAAACTACAAGGTTCAGGTCAAGCTGCACAGCGAAGTGACCGCTGAAATCAACCTGGAAGTGGTCAGCTACTGA
- the dnaB gene encoding replicative DNA helicase, with product MVSVPLSESGGESTEGERRGFGKGRRREEPSFEALPDSIPPQNLEAEEAVLGGILLDPDAIGRVADVLQPEAFYLNAHREIFRTAVMLHSQGKPTDLTAMTAWLADTGALEKVGGSSRLVELVDRVASTASIEQVARLVMDKYLRRQLIRSGNEVIQLGFDQGLPMEQVLDKAEQTIFAISQEKPSQGLTPTAEILTSTFNEIESRSLGTSVAGIPVNFYDLDAMTQGLQRSDLIIVAGRPAMGKTSIVLNLAKNVAQLHDLPVCVFSLEMSKEQLTYRLLSMEVGIEAGRLRTGRLQQEEWPLLGQGINTLGQLPIYIDDKPNSGVLEMRSLCRRLMAEQGKELGLIVIDYLQLMEGSSPDNRVQEISRITRALKGMARELNVPVIALSQLSRGVESRTNKRPMLSDLRESGSIEQDADLVLMIYRDEYYNPETPDRGITEVIVTKHRNGPVGTVKLLFEPQFTRFRNLAA from the coding sequence ATGGTGAGCGTTCCCTTGTCAGAGTCCGGTGGCGAGTCCACCGAGGGGGAGCGCCGCGGTTTCGGCAAAGGTCGCAGGCGTGAAGAGCCCAGCTTCGAGGCTCTGCCCGATTCGATCCCGCCGCAAAACCTGGAGGCGGAAGAAGCGGTTCTGGGCGGCATCCTGCTCGACCCGGATGCCATCGGTCGCGTGGCCGACGTGCTGCAACCGGAAGCGTTTTATCTCAATGCCCATCGCGAGATCTTCCGCACTGCGGTGATGCTCCATAGCCAGGGCAAACCCACCGATCTCACCGCAATGACCGCCTGGCTGGCGGACACCGGTGCACTCGAGAAGGTTGGAGGCAGCAGCAGGCTGGTGGAGCTTGTGGATCGCGTGGCCTCCACCGCCTCGATCGAGCAGGTGGCACGCCTGGTGATGGATAAGTATCTGCGCCGGCAACTGATCCGCTCAGGCAACGAAGTGATCCAGCTGGGCTTCGATCAGGGTCTGCCTATGGAGCAGGTGCTCGACAAGGCCGAGCAGACCATCTTCGCCATCAGTCAGGAAAAACCATCGCAGGGTTTGACGCCCACCGCCGAGATTCTCACCAGCACCTTCAACGAAATCGAAAGCCGCTCGCTAGGCACCTCGGTGGCAGGCATTCCGGTGAATTTCTACGACCTGGACGCCATGACCCAGGGCCTGCAGCGCAGTGATCTGATCATCGTGGCCGGACGCCCGGCCATGGGCAAAACATCGATCGTGCTCAATCTGGCCAAGAACGTGGCTCAGTTGCATGACCTGCCGGTGTGTGTGTTCTCACTGGAGATGAGCAAGGAGCAACTCACCTATCGGCTGCTCTCGATGGAAGTGGGCATCGAAGCGGGCCGGCTGCGCACAGGCCGTCTCCAACAGGAGGAGTGGCCGCTGCTTGGCCAGGGCATCAACACCCTGGGCCAGCTGCCGATCTACATCGACGACAAGCCCAACTCGGGCGTGCTGGAGATGCGTTCGCTCTGCAGGCGACTGATGGCCGAACAGGGCAAGGAACTCGGTCTGATCGTGATCGACTACCTGCAGCTGATGGAAGGATCCAGTCCTGACAACCGAGTGCAGGAAATTTCAAGAATCACAAGAGCTCTCAAAGGGATGGCCCGTGAACTGAACGTGCCGGTGATCGCCTTGTCCCAGCTCAGCCGTGGCGTGGAATCGCGAACCAACAAACGACCGATGCTCAGTGACCTGCGCGAATCGGGCTCGATTGAACAGGACGCCGATCTGGTGCTGATGATCTACCGCGACGAGTACTACAACCCGGAAACTCCCGATCGGGGAATCACAGAAGTGATCGTGACCAAGCACCGCAACGGCCCGGTGGGCACGGTGAAGCTGCTGTTCGAGCCACAGTTCACCCGCTTCCGCAACCTCGCCGCCTAA
- a CDS encoding helix-turn-helix domain-containing protein, whose amino-acid sequence MTDAIADQPYRAQGIPMPWPGLMGYKRTLSDFDLSVPAQATLATLVIGKEALLERHAQHGGGPLMLKRWEGTNQLEVQVELRRRLQQQLNDLVERDQDTWKPEEPDQLIDTVIGCFEAQNSQTMHIATREDRHQAAIELLHWCANNTSKSLSMNALSAELNQSRTSLFKGARKHFACTPLELQRSIRMDRIGQLLLNPSRRRELGLNGVGAIASAVGFTSRSHFARRYQQQYGEPPQATLNRSRDATDT is encoded by the coding sequence TTGACGGACGCCATAGCGGATCAGCCGTACCGCGCCCAGGGAATTCCCATGCCTTGGCCAGGCTTGATGGGCTACAAACGAACGCTGAGCGATTTCGATCTCAGCGTGCCTGCCCAGGCAACACTGGCAACTTTGGTGATCGGCAAGGAAGCCTTGCTGGAACGCCATGCACAGCATGGAGGTGGACCGCTGATGCTGAAGCGCTGGGAGGGCACCAATCAGCTGGAAGTGCAGGTGGAACTGCGACGCCGCCTGCAGCAGCAACTCAACGATCTGGTGGAACGAGATCAGGACACCTGGAAACCCGAAGAACCCGATCAGCTGATCGACACTGTGATTGGCTGCTTTGAAGCGCAAAACAGCCAAACCATGCACATCGCCACACGGGAGGATCGCCATCAAGCCGCGATCGAGTTGCTGCACTGGTGTGCCAACAACACAAGCAAGTCGCTGTCCATGAATGCGCTCTCAGCCGAGCTGAATCAATCTCGGACATCACTGTTTAAAGGAGCCAGGAAACACTTCGCCTGCACCCCTCTTGAGCTGCAACGATCGATCCGCATGGACAGGATTGGCCAACTACTGCTCAATCCAAGCCGACGCCGTGAGCTGGGGCTGAATGGCGTCGGAGCGATCGCATCGGCCGTGGGATTTACCAGCCGCAGCCACTTTGCACGGCGATACCAGCAGCAGTACGGCGAACCCCCACAAGCCACCCTGAACCGCAGCCGCGATGCGACGGACACCTGA